In a genomic window of Occallatibacter riparius:
- a CDS encoding polyhydroxyalkanoate synthesis regulator DNA-binding domain-containing protein, which yields MASDTVLIKKYENRRLYDATNSRYVNLEEVAQLVQQGYDVQVVDAASGEDITRLILTQIIAEGAKTSDSNFPLDILRQMVIASGRASQESAVRYTKAMLDLYQSTYRAMVPTINPFDFLQNPVPGAAASDPAAAQPAAGNNKPAASAPSPQSEELLQLKARLAELEKAISSMGSQKPARPAPKKPRKPAPKKASSRKR from the coding sequence ATGGCATCCGACACCGTTCTCATCAAAAAGTACGAAAACCGCCGCCTCTACGACGCGACTAACAGCCGCTACGTCAATCTCGAAGAGGTCGCCCAGCTCGTGCAGCAGGGCTACGACGTCCAGGTTGTCGATGCCGCCTCGGGCGAGGACATCACCCGCCTCATCCTCACGCAGATCATCGCCGAAGGCGCCAAGACATCCGACTCCAATTTCCCCCTCGACATCCTTCGCCAGATGGTCATCGCCTCCGGCCGCGCCAGCCAGGAGAGCGCTGTCCGCTACACCAAGGCCATGCTCGACCTCTACCAGAGCACCTATCGCGCCATGGTCCCGACTATCAACCCATTCGATTTTCTGCAGAATCCGGTCCCGGGAGCCGCCGCCTCTGATCCCGCAGCCGCGCAACCCGCAGCCGGCAACAACAAGCCTGCAGCTTCCGCACCATCTCCTCAATCCGAAGAACTGCTTCAGCTCAAAGCGCGCCTCGCCGAGCTAGAGAAGGCCATCTCGTCCATGGGTTCGCAAAAACCTGCCCGCCCCGCGCCAAAGAAGCCTCGCAAGCCAGCTCCGAAAAAAGCTTCTTCCCGCAAGAGATAG
- a CDS encoding glycoside hydrolase family 35 protein yields the protein MSTAFVKAMMGTALLSGVVALNCGVLAQAPRTLPVTIEGDHFVRDGKPYQIISGAIHYPRVPREYWRDRLQKARAMGLNTVETYVFWNLHEPQPGVFDFSGQLDVAAFIRMAQEEGLNVIVRPGPYVCAEWEAGGFPAWLFADPAVKVRTLDAKYLEAADRYLMRVGKELAGLQVSRGGPIIAVQIENEYGSFGQDKMYMEHVHQTLIKAGLGEGLMYTSDGADQLPNDALPGVLAVINFGPGEAQNDFAKLAKLRPGQPRMTGEYWDGWFDSWGNKQHAHTDAEQQAKEVDWILSQGNSINLYMFHGGTTFGFMNGANFDAGPNGHYYPQTTSYDYDAALDEAGRPTKKFFLLRDVIQKHTGVAPPPLPPELPMATVPEFALNESASLWDNLPKPIDADAPKPMEAVGQTYGYILYRTQITGPAKGDLNLGEVRDFATVYVDQKLAGTADRMKKQTSVALDVPAGKHVLDLLVENTGRVNFGARLTDGRAGIIDPVTLGGRALTGWKIYSLPMGSSDQIQHWGTTGSAARGPWFHRGSFTLDKVADTYLDTSALAKGFVWVNGHNVGRVWDIGPQRSLFVPAPWLRAGKNDVVVFDYAELPAPIKLRGVAEPVWSAKQAGNAAAQ from the coding sequence GTGTCTACTGCATTTGTGAAGGCGATGATGGGTACGGCGCTGCTGAGCGGCGTGGTTGCGTTAAATTGCGGAGTGTTGGCGCAGGCGCCTCGCACTCTGCCGGTGACGATCGAAGGCGATCACTTTGTTCGTGACGGCAAGCCCTACCAGATCATCTCCGGCGCTATTCACTACCCGCGGGTGCCGCGCGAGTACTGGCGCGATCGTTTGCAGAAGGCGCGAGCGATGGGGCTGAACACCGTGGAGACGTACGTGTTCTGGAACCTGCATGAGCCGCAGCCTGGCGTGTTCGACTTTAGCGGGCAGCTCGATGTGGCGGCGTTCATCCGCATGGCGCAGGAAGAGGGGCTGAACGTGATTGTGCGGCCGGGTCCTTATGTGTGCGCGGAGTGGGAGGCGGGTGGATTTCCGGCATGGCTGTTTGCCGATCCGGCGGTGAAGGTGCGTACGCTTGACGCGAAGTATCTGGAAGCCGCAGACCGCTATCTCATGCGGGTGGGCAAGGAGCTCGCAGGGCTGCAGGTCTCGCGCGGCGGGCCGATTATCGCGGTGCAGATCGAGAATGAGTATGGATCGTTTGGGCAGGACAAGATGTACATGGAGCACGTGCACCAGACGCTGATCAAAGCGGGGCTGGGTGAGGGGCTGATGTATACATCCGACGGCGCGGATCAGTTGCCGAACGATGCGCTGCCGGGCGTGCTGGCGGTGATCAACTTCGGGCCGGGCGAGGCGCAGAACGATTTCGCAAAACTGGCGAAGCTCAGGCCGGGACAGCCGCGGATGACAGGCGAGTACTGGGATGGGTGGTTCGATAGCTGGGGCAACAAGCAGCACGCGCACACGGATGCGGAGCAGCAGGCGAAGGAGGTCGACTGGATTCTGAGCCAGGGGAACTCGATCAACCTGTATATGTTTCATGGCGGGACAACGTTCGGATTCATGAATGGCGCAAACTTCGATGCGGGGCCGAACGGGCACTACTATCCGCAAACGACGAGTTACGACTACGATGCGGCGCTGGATGAGGCGGGGCGGCCGACGAAGAAGTTCTTCCTGCTTCGCGATGTGATTCAGAAGCACACCGGCGTTGCGCCTCCGCCGCTGCCGCCGGAGTTGCCGATGGCGACTGTGCCGGAGTTTGCGCTGAATGAGTCGGCGTCGTTGTGGGACAACTTGCCGAAGCCGATTGACGCGGATGCGCCGAAGCCGATGGAGGCCGTGGGCCAGACGTATGGATACATTTTGTATCGGACGCAGATCACGGGGCCTGCGAAGGGTGACTTGAATCTGGGCGAGGTGCGGGACTTCGCTACGGTGTATGTGGATCAGAAGCTCGCGGGCACGGCGGATCGGATGAAGAAGCAGACATCGGTTGCCTTGGATGTGCCGGCGGGCAAGCACGTGCTGGATCTGCTCGTCGAGAATACAGGGCGCGTGAATTTTGGGGCGCGTTTGACGGATGGGCGCGCGGGGATTATTGATCCGGTCACGCTGGGTGGACGGGCGCTGACGGGCTGGAAGATTTATTCGCTGCCGATGGGGTCTTCCGATCAGATTCAGCATTGGGGGACGACCGGAAGTGCGGCTCGGGGGCCCTGGTTTCATCGTGGTTCGTTCACGCTCGATAAAGTTGCGGACACATATCTCGACACGAGTGCGCTGGCGAAGGGGTTCGTGTGGGTGAATGGGCACAACGTGGGGCGCGTGTGGGATATCGGGCCGCAGCGGTCGCTGTTTGTGCCGGCGCCGTGGCTGCGTGCGGGAAAGAACGACGTGGTGGTATTTGACTATGCGGAGCTGCCGGCGCCTATCAAGCTGCGCGGGGTTGCGGAGCCGGTGTGGTCTGCGAAGCAGGCGGGGAATGCTGCAGCGCAGTAG